In the genome of Thermococcus sp. 21S7, the window GTCTTTACGGGGATAACCACTCAGGGAGAGACAATAGAGGAGGCCATTGAGAACCTTAAGGAGGCCGTTGAGCTGTATCTTGAGGAGTTTCCTGAGCTGAGGGAGGAGCTTGAGAAAGTAAAGTTCGTGGGCGATTTCAATGTCGAAGTTGCCAAGGCTCTCGGGTGAAGAGGTCATTAAAGTGCTCACCAGAAAGTTTGGTTTTGAAGTGTCTCGCCAAAGAGGCAGCCAGGTAGTGCTTGTCAAGTATATTGATGGTAGAAAAATTGGAACAGTGGTTCCGCTTCACAAAGAGTTAAAAGCCGGCACGTTGATGGGAGTACTGAGACTTGCTCAAATAAGCAAAGGAGGATTTCATCAGGGTGTTGGAAGACCCATAGGTGATGCTCATGGCGAGGGACGAAGTGAGGAGAATCCTTCCGGCCGACATAAAGCGAGAGGTTCTGGTTAAGGACGAGAAGGCCGAGACGAATCCAAAATGGGGCTTTCCGCCGGAGAAGAGGCCCATGGAAATGCACATGCAGTTCGGGATAATAAACCTCGACAAGCCCCCCGGACCGACGAGCCACGAGGTTGTTGCGTGGATCAAGAGGCTCTTCAACCTGAGCAAGGCCGGCCACGGCGGAACCCTCGACCCCAAGGTCAGCGGGGTTCTGCCGGTTGCACTTGAGAGGGCCACGAGGGTCGTTCAGGCACTCCTGCCCGCGGGAAAGGAGTACGTCGCGCTGATGCACCTCCACGGCGACGTCCCTGAGAACAAAATCCGCGCGGTTATGAAGGAATTCGAGGGTGAGATAATCCAGAGGCCGCCGCTGAGGAGCGCGGTCAAGAGAAGGCTGAGGACGAGGAAGGTCTACTACATTGAGATTCTTGAGATAGACGGTAAAGATGTGCTCTTCCGCGTTGGAGTCGAGGCAGGAACCTACATCAGGTCGCTCATTCATCACATCGGCCTTGCCCTTGGGGTCGGAGCGCACATGGCCGAGCTGAGGAGAACGAGAAGCGGTCCCTTCAAGGAGGACGAAACCCTCGTGACCCTTCACGACCTCGTAGACTACTACCACTTCTGGAAGGACGACGGCATCGAGGAGTACTTCAGGAAGGCGATACAGCCGATGGAAAAAGCTGTGGAGCACCTTCCCAAGGTGTGGATAAGGGATTCAGCCGTTGCCGCCGTAACCTACGGCGCCGACCTGGCCGTTCCAGGGATAGTGAAGCTCAACAAGGGCATCAAGAGGGGCGACCTCGTTGCGGTCATGACGCTCAAGGATGAACTCGTTGCACTCGGCAAGGCCACCATGACGAGCGGTGAAATGCTCCAGAAGAGCAAGGGTATAGCGGTTGATGTTGACAAGGTCTTCATGCCGAGGGACTGGTATCCCAAACTCTGGTAACGAAAGACAAGGGGGCTCCGCCCCACGTTAAGAAACTTTGCCGGGCAAAGTTTCGTCAAAGCTGGCATGCTTTTTGGGTTGTTTTTGATTTTGGGTTTTCTTCTAAATTGCCCATCTTGGTGAGAGTTCTTTTCCTTAGCGCCCTTCGGGCGCCGACATTAAGTGGCGGGGTTTTTCCTGAAGCTTGTTTTCCTACCCTTTCTCAAAGACTAATTTGCGTGCATCTCAACTCGTGGATTAGGATCCCTTATTTCGTTCGTTATTTTAACATCACAAAGAATCGAAAATTTTTCAATCAATGAAAGGAAAATCTTATAAGGGCTGACGGTAG includes:
- a CDS encoding type II toxin-antitoxin system HicB family antitoxin; amino-acid sequence: MQLHAVIWEEEGVYIIREVFTGITTQGETIEEAIENLKEAVELYLEEFPELREELEKVKFVGDFNVEVAKALG
- a CDS encoding type II toxin-antitoxin system HicA family toxin, yielding MSKLPRLSGEEVIKVLTRKFGFEVSRQRGSQVVLVKYIDGRKIGTVVPLHKELKAGTLMGVLRLAQISKGGFHQGVGRPIGDAHGEGRSEENPSGRHKARGSG
- a CDS encoding RNA-guided pseudouridylation complex pseudouridine synthase subunit Cbf5, encoding MARDEVRRILPADIKREVLVKDEKAETNPKWGFPPEKRPMEMHMQFGIINLDKPPGPTSHEVVAWIKRLFNLSKAGHGGTLDPKVSGVLPVALERATRVVQALLPAGKEYVALMHLHGDVPENKIRAVMKEFEGEIIQRPPLRSAVKRRLRTRKVYYIEILEIDGKDVLFRVGVEAGTYIRSLIHHIGLALGVGAHMAELRRTRSGPFKEDETLVTLHDLVDYYHFWKDDGIEEYFRKAIQPMEKAVEHLPKVWIRDSAVAAVTYGADLAVPGIVKLNKGIKRGDLVAVMTLKDELVALGKATMTSGEMLQKSKGIAVDVDKVFMPRDWYPKLW